The following coding sequences are from one Opitutales bacterium window:
- a CDS encoding transposase, translating into MRHARIKGWAEFNVYHCMSRTVNGEMLFNNRDKAVMRKMLFQVAEFCGVEVLAYAVMTNHFHVLVRISDKADAVDDAELLRRYKILYPTPTEYQPMPPEHLEQLLESNSPEAHDVRQQLKERMGDISQFMKTFKQRFTMYFNKTYKRFGTLWCERFASVLVENSPETLLRVMAYIDLNPVRAGLVEDPKDYHFCSFSDLCASHDSLTNSVTSIYPGLNSKEARAAYRKFVFGIGVNGKQRGSGHRIDTDRADEVDQLEGYIPLSELLLHKVRHFARGIVIGGHEFVGSYLERHRNFQFRKHKRPPNPINEETESICYSACNPHTQLRR; encoded by the coding sequence ATGCGACACGCTCGAATCAAGGGATGGGCTGAATTTAATGTGTATCATTGCATGTCTCGGACGGTGAACGGGGAGATGTTATTCAATAATCGAGATAAAGCTGTAATGCGGAAGATGCTATTTCAGGTGGCGGAGTTTTGTGGGGTCGAAGTGCTTGCTTACGCTGTAATGACAAATCACTTCCACGTTCTAGTGCGTATCTCTGATAAGGCCGATGCAGTTGATGATGCAGAATTATTACGCCGATATAAGATCCTCTATCCCACCCCAACTGAATATCAGCCGATGCCTCCTGAACACTTGGAACAGCTCCTCGAGTCAAATTCTCCAGAGGCACATGATGTTCGCCAGCAACTTAAGGAGCGCATGGGGGATATTTCACAATTTATGAAGACGTTTAAGCAGCGTTTCACGATGTATTTTAACAAAACCTATAAGCGATTTGGAACTCTTTGGTGTGAACGGTTTGCTAGCGTTCTAGTTGAAAACTCTCCTGAAACCCTCTTACGAGTCATGGCCTACATTGACCTTAATCCTGTGAGAGCTGGCCTGGTGGAGGACCCTAAGGACTACCATTTTTGTAGTTTCAGTGATCTCTGTGCCAGTCACGATTCTCTGACTAACAGCGTCACCAGCATTTACCCTGGTCTAAATTCAAAAGAAGCCCGAGCCGCGTATCGTAAGTTCGTGTTTGGTATCGGTGTGAACGGCAAGCAACGTGGATCTGGACACCGTATCGACACCGACAGAGCTGATGAAGTCGATCAACTGGAGGGATACATTCCTCTCTCCGAATTACTGCTGCACAAAGTAAGGCATTTTGCACGAGGCATAGTCATTGGAGGGCATGAATTTGTTGGATCCTACCTAGAGAGGCATCGGAACTTTCAATTCAGAAAACACAAAAGACCTCCCAATCCTATTAATGAGGAAACGGAATCAATCTGCTACTCTGCATGTAACCCTCACACACAGCTCAGGCGTTGA
- a CDS encoding class I SAM-dependent methyltransferase, with the protein METVERCPGCGSSRYERVEETGVQMDHTSCEIFTFQKCKVCDLVFLSPRVEAENLGKYYPDSYLPYRGASVWGRFSGLVEADQKKLDAARVGRVREALGGERLGSEDLLLDVGCGKPTFLEMAKQRLGGRALGLDFSDHGWREDAERYRELDLQVGTMNDLEDRLEPRVISMWHYLEHDYAPFETLERLGELSNDRTRLLIEVPNYDSETRRKYQKHWAGYHTPRHISLFSPSSMSALLERTGWTVIRINTYGTLDPYVLDWMSRMERKGINWGASMESKFPAFVLEMLVFRLKQLLFRRKSWGIMSVLACR; encoded by the coding sequence ATGGAGACTGTGGAACGATGCCCTGGATGTGGAAGTAGCCGTTATGAACGAGTCGAAGAAACGGGCGTTCAAATGGATCATACGTCATGCGAGATTTTTACTTTCCAGAAATGTAAGGTGTGTGACTTGGTGTTTCTTAGCCCGCGGGTGGAAGCAGAAAATCTTGGGAAATATTATCCAGATTCTTACCTGCCCTATCGAGGTGCATCGGTCTGGGGGCGTTTTTCAGGATTGGTGGAGGCGGATCAAAAAAAATTGGACGCTGCACGTGTGGGACGCGTTCGCGAGGCGCTTGGTGGTGAGCGGCTTGGTTCAGAAGATTTGCTCTTGGATGTAGGTTGCGGAAAGCCGACCTTTTTGGAGATGGCCAAGCAGAGACTGGGCGGCCGGGCGCTGGGGCTAGATTTCTCAGACCATGGCTGGCGCGAAGATGCTGAGCGTTACCGGGAATTGGATTTGCAGGTCGGCACGATGAATGACCTCGAAGACCGATTGGAGCCCAGGGTAATCTCGATGTGGCATTATCTTGAACATGATTACGCACCCTTCGAGACACTGGAGCGCTTGGGGGAATTGTCGAACGACCGGACGCGATTACTCATAGAAGTGCCTAATTATGACTCCGAAACGCGCCGGAAATATCAAAAGCATTGGGCGGGGTACCATACTCCCAGACACATCTCTCTTTTTTCTCCCAGTAGCATGTCAGCGCTTCTCGAGCGTACGGGTTGGACGGTTATACGGATCAACACCTACGGAACACTCGATCCTTATGTGTTGGATTGGATGAGTCGAATGGAGCGCAAGGGCATCAATTGGGGAGCGAGCATGGAGTCGAAATTTCCAGCGTTCGTTTTGGAAATGTTGGTTTTTAGGTTAAAACAGCTGCTGTTTCGTCGCAAATCTTGGGGCATTATGTCTGTGTTAGCCTGCCGATAG